In Bicyclus anynana chromosome 13, ilBicAnyn1.1, whole genome shotgun sequence, a genomic segment contains:
- the LOC128198012 gene encoding uncharacterized protein LOC128198012 codes for MKTDSNRKLLPQGGTGNGQSSAVAAPPITGLPDGGAATVRPAYSGGGENPPCASRTQRPGNENRTDASTKNEPTHDPTTLIPTDTQTRPTPARQDSDFNMTSVAMAIPPPTVKSAWATVQSRHKRKKPKRKKNRTDALTNPPSGIRPSGQTSEIGRLTSATGETQTGGLHGQSGNRHPAQQQLPPAETVVPRPGTSRSAVVNQPITGENLPAEPAKTTSDALSENNPAQRRPHPVAPRCNKHWRGRSGGEADGKGGNPYQSTSQPSLKRGRLDDSISPRGQSKRSKTTGHIRSTYAGATQQHLNVAVTLDPRTDMTQTEATALQEQIQEEVFEACLRDPIPGVPLTHAPTFSGKAFLSEGVLKMWCEDDQALEWLNAVLPRLKSPREGFRLNIINQRDITKRVKGALYVPNYRGEIGVLHRILQRQNPKYDVGSWTLHNFKRSTGKPPGVFLILGIPQERIKTILDNDRRIAYSTGTIYLKFYVGEELSDVPPSQATSENQANPETTDVDATATTTVTTADMKTQDSVQDEQMTNETRPGPSTAPSTSGMNWEGTRPEPGIPPSTSGVQWEETRPGPSITPTLEGMLWERASNTDVTDTDDDMADSAPLYTLLEKCVPRDA; via the coding sequence ATGAAGACGGATTCAAATAGAAAATTACTACCCCAGGGGGGTACCGGAAACGGACAATCCTCCGCTGTAGCGGCACCGCCGATCACTGGATTACCGGACGGCGGTGCGGCTACAGTCCGCCCTGCGTATTCTGGGGGGGGCGAGAACCCGCCTTGCGCATCGCGCACCCAACGACCTGGCAACGAAAATAGGACCGACGCATCAACTAAAAACGAACCCACCCATGACCCAACTACCCTAATACCGACCGATACTCAAACACGCCCGACCCCAGCTAGACAGGACTCAGATTTTAATATGACGTCAGTAGCGATGGCCATCCCTCCACCCACAGTAAAGTCCGCTTGGGCCACCGTTCAGTCCAGGCACAAGCGGAAAAAGCCTAAAAGGAAAAAGAACAGGACAGACGCACTGACAAATCCCCCATCAGGCATACGCCCAAGCGGGCAGACGTCGGAGATTGGAAGACTTACGTCAGCGACAGGCGAAACCCAGACGGGGGGCTTGCACGGACAAAGCGGTAACAGGCATCCTGCACAACAGCAGCTGCCCCCCGCGGAGACTGTCGTCCCACGCCCTGGCACCAGCCGTAGCGCGGTAGTAAACCAGCCAATCACCGGCGAAAACCTTCCGGCGGAGCCTGCTAAAACAACATCGGACGCTTTAAGCGAGAACAACCCTGCCCAACGTCGACCACACCCCGTCGCACCCCGGTGCAACAAACACTGGAGAGGGCGGAGCGGTGGTGAGGCCGACGGGAAGGGCGGGAACCCCTACCAGTCAACGAGTCAGCCCAGTCTTAAACGGGGCAGGCTCGATGACTCAATCTCACCTAGGGGACAATCTAAACGGTCCAAAACTACCGGACATATAAGATCGACATATGCAGGCGCGACTCAGCAACACCTTAACGTGGCAGTCACCCTTGACCCTAGAACGGACATGACACAAACAGAGGCGACAGCACTGCAAGAACAAATACAGGAGGAGGTGTTCGAGGCTTGCCTCAGGGACCCAATTCCTGGTGTACCTTTGACACATGCGCCCACATTCTCAGGAAAAGCATTCCTTAGTGAAGGCGTCCTGAAAATGTGGTGCGAAGACGACCAAGCCCTCGAATGGTTGAATGCGGTCTTACCAAGACTGAAATCACCAAGAGAGGGCTTCagacttaatataataaaccaGCGCGACATCACAAAAAGGGTGAAAGGGGCGCTCTATGTACCCAACTACCGTGGAGAGATTGGTGTGTTACATAGGATCCTCCAACGGCAAAACCCAAAATATGATGTCGGCAGCTGGACTCTTCACAACTTTAAGAGATCAACAGGGAAACCTCCAGGAGTGTTCCTAATATTAGGAATACCCCAGGAGAGGATAAAGACCATACTGGACAACGACAGGAGAATAGCTTACTCGACTGGGACGATATATCTTAAGTTCTACGTAGGCGAAGAACTTAGCGATGTACCGCCCAGTCAAGCTACCTCCGAAAACCAGGCAAACCCTGAGACAACAGACGTAGACGCAACTGCGACAACAACCGTAACGACAGCTGACATGAAAACACAAGACTCTGTACAGGACGAACAAATGACAAATGAGACACGCCCCGGACCAAGTACTGCACCCTCAACAAGTGGGATGAATTGGGAAGGGACGCGTCCTGAACCAGGCATCCCACCCTCAACAAGTGGGGTGCAATGGGAAGAGACGCGCCCCGGACCAAGCATCACACCCACTTTAGAGGGGATGCTATGGGAAAGGGCATCTAACACTGACGTGACTGATACGGATGACGACATGGCGGACTCAGCTCCGCTATACACATTACTAGAGAAATGTGTCCCTCGGGACGCATAA